A window of the Rhizobium sp. CB3090 genome harbors these coding sequences:
- a CDS encoding helix-turn-helix transcriptional regulator has product MTIWKLSPIERSCLRWISLGWSVSEIALLEGKSEAEIRSYINRALVSLGATSLQEALTKVDCPS; this is encoded by the coding sequence ATGACGATCTGGAAGCTTTCGCCCATTGAACGTTCGTGCCTTCGCTGGATATCGCTCGGTTGGAGCGTGTCCGAGATTGCACTGCTAGAGGGTAAGAGTGAAGCTGAAATACGATCATACATAAATCGGGCGCTCGTCTCTCTCGGCGCGACTTCATTGCAGGAAGCGCTCACGAAGGTGGATTGTCCCTCCTGA
- the ugpC gene encoding sn-glycerol-3-phosphate ABC transporter ATP-binding protein UgpC codes for MASMTFEGIGKTYPDGTVAVADVSFTVGDGEFVVLVGPSGCGKSTLLRMAAGLELLNSGRLLMHDQDVTNTEPQDRDIAMVFQNYALYPHMTVYENIAFGLQQRKMPKDKIEKLVREAAEMLDLTKYLHRKPGALSGGQRQRVAMGRAIVRHPMAFLMDEPLSNLDAKLRVQMRAELKLLNQRLGVTTLYVTHDQVEAMTMGDRVAVLKPVGEAGESNLQQIDTPQRLYDRPANLFVAGFIGSPSMNFVRTDLREEGGILHGIISGTDITFPVSARPALSNYVGRQVIVGIRPEIFEVCPDSETLFNEPIAVVEALGADTFVFFDIASPPVKVSEAADSEDLRQGGRSRLVARIPPASTPLISQRLPLTVDLKKLHWFDPLTGAAIRD; via the coding sequence ATGGCGTCCATGACCTTTGAAGGGATTGGGAAAACCTATCCGGACGGTACCGTCGCCGTTGCCGATGTAAGCTTCACGGTCGGCGACGGTGAGTTCGTCGTGCTGGTTGGACCGTCAGGCTGCGGCAAATCCACGCTTCTGCGGATGGCGGCCGGGCTCGAATTGCTCAATAGCGGCCGCCTGCTTATGCACGATCAGGATGTCACCAACACCGAGCCGCAGGACCGCGACATCGCCATGGTGTTTCAGAATTATGCGCTCTATCCGCATATGACGGTCTACGAGAACATCGCCTTCGGCCTGCAGCAGCGCAAAATGCCGAAAGACAAGATCGAAAAGCTCGTCCGCGAAGCGGCGGAGATGCTCGATCTGACGAAGTATCTGCACCGCAAGCCTGGCGCCTTGTCGGGCGGCCAGCGACAGCGCGTCGCTATGGGTCGGGCGATCGTCCGTCATCCGATGGCGTTCCTGATGGACGAACCGCTGTCCAATCTCGACGCCAAGTTGCGCGTCCAGATGCGCGCCGAACTCAAGCTGTTGAACCAGCGCCTTGGCGTCACCACGCTCTACGTTACCCACGACCAGGTCGAGGCGATGACGATGGGGGATCGGGTTGCTGTGCTGAAGCCTGTCGGCGAGGCAGGGGAAAGCAACCTGCAGCAGATCGACACGCCGCAGCGGCTCTACGACCGGCCTGCCAATCTGTTCGTTGCCGGTTTTATCGGTTCGCCGTCGATGAATTTCGTCCGGACCGACCTTCGGGAGGAGGGGGGAATCTTGCACGGCATCATCTCAGGAACCGATATCACCTTTCCAGTTTCAGCGCGGCCTGCGCTCTCTAACTATGTCGGACGCCAGGTCATTGTCGGAATTCGGCCCGAGATATTTGAGGTGTGTCCCGACTCCGAGACGCTATTCAATGAGCCAATTGCCGTTGTCGAGGCGCTCGGCGCCGATACCTTTGTCTTCTTCGATATTGCCTCGCCGCCCGTCAAAGTGAGCGAGGCAGCAGATTCGGAAGACTTAAGGCAAGGAGGCAGGAGCCGTCTGGTGGCGCGCATCCCTCCGGCGTCAACGCCGTTAATCAGCCAGCGGCTTCCGCTGACAGTCGACCTGAAAAAGCTGCACTGGTTCGATCCGCTGACAGGAGCCGCAATTCGCGACTGA
- a CDS encoding DegT/DnrJ/EryC1/StrS family aminotransferase, with amino-acid sequence MNEFASNNLDLCESGGHWREKDLALLGGEPIVPSGRITPWPATQTEHLDALREVVDSGRYHRVNHPVVADLEQDLATWTGKWKVRAVGSGTAAIHIELDYFKGRGEHVVTAALNWPGAVGPIAITGLQPDFVDVDMNLAGIDQDAAADRYGPGVGAVLITHLFGNNIRVPHARSAARAQGIAVIDDVCQSIGAIKAIANGAYIDTDALALSGNGAKHLGAGELGFVITEDKDLIEHVDCVSLTSSSRNGDRAFSPSSAGYNYRPNVFSSSIAKMRLRNLETQLQIRRNNGKILWEMIQDLSGIFPVFDPSDCSQSMLSFPLRIEPEALGFGSGPAARDTIVKLLQAEGVPVLVWLRKPVFEYLPNIAKDWKAADFPNTVKLLDTMFCVSEIAPPNEAGVMELYAEAFHRVWKALSKIGPKISSITTTI; translated from the coding sequence ATGAACGAATTTGCCAGCAATAATCTGGACCTCTGTGAGTCCGGAGGGCACTGGCGGGAAAAGGATCTCGCTCTCCTTGGCGGGGAGCCCATCGTTCCTTCCGGGCGGATTACGCCTTGGCCAGCCACACAGACAGAGCATTTGGATGCCCTGCGCGAAGTTGTAGACAGTGGAAGGTATCATCGGGTCAATCACCCTGTCGTGGCCGATTTGGAGCAGGATCTCGCGACTTGGACGGGGAAGTGGAAGGTGCGCGCCGTCGGCAGCGGTACGGCGGCAATCCATATCGAACTCGATTATTTTAAAGGTAGAGGCGAGCACGTGGTGACTGCGGCGCTAAATTGGCCGGGCGCGGTGGGGCCAATTGCGATCACTGGCCTTCAGCCCGACTTCGTTGACGTCGACATGAACCTCGCCGGGATCGATCAAGATGCGGCAGCCGACCGATACGGACCCGGCGTCGGAGCGGTTCTCATCACCCATCTCTTCGGGAATAACATTCGTGTTCCTCATGCAAGATCTGCCGCCCGCGCCCAAGGCATTGCCGTGATTGATGACGTCTGCCAATCGATCGGCGCCATTAAAGCGATCGCAAATGGGGCATACATCGATACAGACGCCCTCGCTTTGTCCGGCAACGGCGCCAAGCACCTTGGAGCGGGCGAGCTTGGATTCGTGATTACCGAGGACAAAGATCTAATTGAACACGTGGACTGCGTTTCGCTGACGAGTTCATCTCGAAACGGAGATCGGGCATTTTCGCCGTCTTCAGCAGGTTATAACTACCGTCCGAACGTCTTCTCTTCGTCTATCGCAAAAATGCGATTGAGAAACCTCGAGACACAACTTCAGATTCGAAGAAATAATGGGAAAATTCTATGGGAGATGATCCAAGATCTCTCCGGTATATTTCCCGTCTTCGACCCATCTGACTGCAGTCAGTCCATGCTCAGCTTCCCACTTCGCATCGAACCGGAAGCTCTCGGTTTTGGTTCGGGTCCGGCGGCAAGGGACACCATCGTCAAACTGCTGCAGGCGGAGGGGGTGCCCGTTTTGGTCTGGCTCAGGAAGCCTGTGTTCGAATATCTGCCGAATATTGCCAAGGATTGGAAAGCCGCCGATTTTCCTAACACGGTAAAACTCTTGGATACGATGTTTTGCGTATCGGAGATCGCGCCGCCCAATGAAGCCGGGGTGATGGAACTTTACGCTGAAGCGTTTCATCGGGTCTGGAAGGCTCTTTCCAAGATTGGCCCAAAGATTTCCAGTATCACCACAACCATCTAG
- a CDS encoding GNAT family N-acetyltransferase: MAEKQAHIQAPIVIEYLENWRDLFPVCASWSFGQWGCQANGSFEETQREFQASSRSSLPLTLVALEDRRPAGMISLSNYDFKGRPDLSPWLKSLYVHPFHRNKGTASLLVKRLEQEALRLGYERLYLTTESAKLLYAKNGWSEMDHVQTPYGDATLMTKMLLGARTV; this comes from the coding sequence ATGGCTGAAAAGCAAGCACACATTCAAGCTCCAATAGTGATTGAGTATCTGGAGAATTGGCGCGATCTGTTCCCGGTTTGTGCAAGCTGGTCCTTTGGGCAATGGGGTTGTCAGGCCAATGGATCATTCGAGGAGACGCAGCGTGAATTCCAAGCGTCCTCAAGAAGTTCTCTACCGCTGACTTTGGTTGCTCTCGAAGATAGGAGACCCGCAGGGATGATCAGCCTTTCCAATTATGATTTTAAAGGAAGGCCTGATCTTTCGCCGTGGCTGAAATCGCTCTACGTCCATCCATTCCACCGCAACAAGGGTACAGCTTCATTGCTGGTCAAAAGGCTGGAACAGGAAGCTTTGCGCCTCGGCTACGAAAGGCTTTATCTCACCACCGAGAGCGCAAAGCTCCTCTACGCGAAGAATGGCTGGTCGGAAATGGACCACGTACAGACACCTTATGGCGATGCAACTTTAATGACAAAGATGTTGCTCGGAGCACGTACAGTCTAG
- a CDS encoding GntR family transcriptional regulator has protein sequence MWLCENALQCRGIAVPTSADEQVPAKADAAYNAVLQLLYSYARVPVQHLSDQELACELDLGRTPIREALIRLAAEGKILSIPQKGYFTRPLVEGALLDLYGIARQTLTYALWRMRPHVPDTDGERDKPPRDHLAMHAETVFAQIAQLSANCEICRIVDKFCFCSRPVRMEIITSELGPSYEESLARLIDAMPLLSKATGAVESALMSHLDLEQNALARVVRELNRQRSTSFPRLVRSL, from the coding sequence ATGTGGCTTTGCGAGAATGCTCTCCAATGTCGCGGAATAGCCGTTCCAACTTCCGCTGATGAACAGGTCCCCGCAAAGGCTGACGCTGCCTACAATGCGGTTCTTCAATTGCTTTACAGCTATGCTCGCGTGCCGGTGCAACATCTTAGTGATCAGGAGCTTGCCTGCGAACTGGACCTCGGTCGGACGCCGATACGCGAAGCACTCATCCGACTTGCGGCGGAGGGCAAGATTCTTTCGATCCCTCAGAAAGGCTATTTCACCAGGCCGCTCGTGGAGGGAGCACTGTTGGACTTATATGGTATCGCACGTCAAACCCTCACCTACGCGCTCTGGCGTATGCGGCCGCATGTGCCGGATACCGACGGCGAACGTGACAAGCCGCCCCGCGACCACCTCGCGATGCATGCGGAAACCGTCTTTGCCCAAATCGCCCAGCTGTCGGCAAATTGCGAAATTTGTAGAATTGTCGACAAATTCTGCTTTTGCTCACGTCCTGTCCGGATGGAAATAATTACCTCGGAGCTTGGCCCTTCCTACGAAGAAAGCCTTGCAAGGCTGATCGACGCGATGCCGTTATTGAGCAAGGCAACGGGCGCGGTGGAATCGGCATTGATGAGTCACCTTGATCTCGAACAGAACGCACTCGCACGCGTCGTACGTGAACTAAACAGGCAGCGGTCGACAAGTTTTCCTCGGCTGGTGAGAAGTTTGTAA
- a CDS encoding HAD-IA family hydrolase, translating into MTSSKMPKLLIFDCDGVLIDSEIIATAVHVEVLAEHGYNIAAETYNRRFTGMTDRQTYSIIEAESGLSLPEGHHEYVMAEIGRRYASDLKAISGVNQVLDAIDLARCVASSSNLKELHFALKLTDLYDYFSPNVFSASQVSRGKPAPDLFLFASETMNTSADKCLVIEDSVAGVQAAVAAQMRVVGFVGGSHCPVGHAEKLLEAGAMRTFSQMAALPEILAG; encoded by the coding sequence ATGACCTCGTCCAAAATGCCAAAACTTCTGATTTTCGATTGTGATGGCGTCCTAATCGACAGCGAAATCATTGCGACCGCGGTGCATGTCGAAGTGCTGGCAGAGCACGGATATAATATAGCGGCCGAGACTTACAACCGTCGCTTCACAGGCATGACTGATCGGCAAACCTATTCAATCATCGAAGCTGAGTCTGGCTTGTCCTTGCCGGAGGGTCATCATGAATATGTTATGGCAGAAATTGGCCGACGGTATGCCAGCGATCTCAAAGCCATCTCAGGCGTCAATCAAGTTCTGGATGCGATTGATTTGGCGCGATGCGTGGCATCGAGCAGCAATCTGAAGGAGCTGCATTTTGCGCTCAAGCTAACAGACCTCTATGATTATTTTTCGCCAAATGTATTCAGTGCTTCCCAAGTCTCACGTGGCAAGCCCGCCCCGGATCTTTTTCTATTTGCGTCTGAGACAATGAACACGTCGGCGGACAAGTGTTTGGTCATCGAAGATAGCGTTGCCGGGGTCCAGGCGGCGGTGGCGGCCCAAATGCGGGTAGTTGGTTTCGTCGGCGGTTCTCATTGTCCTGTCGGACACGCTGAGAAATTGCTGGAAGCAGGCGCCATGAGAACATTCAGCCAGATGGCGGCGCTGCCAGAAATTCTTGCAGGTTGA